In the genome of Enterococcus sp. DIV2402, the window CTCTTCGTGTTTTTCCCATAGAAGATGCAACTGCGGTGGCACTAGTTTTTCTAGTTGTTCAGCTTGGTTTTCCCTCATGAAATAACGAAAGATTCCTAAATCATTAATCGACACAATCGGATCAATATGAAAATGTTGATTGAAACGAATGGCATCAAGGCATTCCAGCAAGATTTCTTTTAATTCCCCTTTTTCTTTAACCAAACTGAAAGAAATAGTGATTTCTTCCGATTCAAGAGTTGTTGCATCGATAATTTTTTTGATTTCTTCTTTTTTAATTTCTTGTTCCATTTTTTCAAGATTGTACAAAATAACCGTATAGTTGTAATGTTCAAAGAAAATTGTGTTTGAACGCAACGCATAGAGTCGTGTTAAGATTTCAGAATTATGAGGATATGTTTCTCCAGCTTTAGCGGAAAAAGTAATCCCTTGATAATAACGAAAATTATTCATTTTTGCTTCTTCTAATAAACTATTTAATTCATCCAAACTTGTGGGGGTATTTTGTAAAATAGCATCTGCCAAATTATTCATCCGGGCATAACGTTCTTTTTTCAAAAGATATTCCATTTGAAGACGTTCATGAATAATATCAATGACATTTTCGATAATCATCATATGCGAGGCTTCAATTGTTTGCTTCAATTGATAAACAATCAGCGTACAAGGGCTACCAAACCGTGTCGTAATTTCAGTTTGTAAAGCAGTTGCTTGTTGTGAACTATCTAAAGAAAATAAATTCAGGCGTTCATAATAATTTTTGGTAAACTCGTTGGTTTCGATATAATCTTTTTTTTGCACAATGTATTGTTCAAAAGAAGGGCCTTTGTGTATATCGAGTGACAGAGCTGGAATGCTAAGTGTGCAAGGCAATTGAATTAATTGATAAAAAGTTTCCATAATTTGTTCAAATGAATGCAGATTACGTTCGACTTTGGTAAAACGCTGACGAACATCATAATACGTTCGCAATAAGTGCCCTTGATGATTTAATAATGGTTCATAGATAGTTAACATGATTTTTTCGTAACTAATTTCTTGTTCCACTTTAATTAAAGGAATTTGATGTTCAAAACAAAGTGTGACAAGCCAATCGGGCAAAACCGTAATCAAACGATCCATTTTAACGACTAAACCACTAACTCCTAAATTTTTCATCTTTTGGAAAAAATTAATTAAATCAGTTGTCGGCAAATCTTTGAAAGCATACAGTGAAGTTAAAATTAATTGATTTTTTTTGCTCCAATTTTCAATATCTAAAGCTTCTAATACCATGGCAGAATCAACTTCATTGGTTAATCCAATATCTCCAGTTAAAAGTTTGCAGGTTTTAAAAAGTTCTAAAGACATAAGTTCTTTAATTGTCATAGTTGTCTCCTTTTGCGCTTTTTGGATAAAAAATGTAAAATAAATTTAGACTTTTGTCCAGTGTAAACGCAAACAACAAAAATTACAATAAGGATGTAAGCAATAAAAGGAGGAAATATAATGTTAAATACTGTTATTTTGAAAAATAACTACCAAGATTCAATCAATTTGATGCTTTTGACGAACAAGATCAATGAATTTGAGAACGTTACAATGAGCCAAATTATGATGGGGACAGATGCAAACAAAGACATTTTGCGCAATACTAATCTATTATCAACAGAAGCTGAAGCAGCATCAGCAAACGATTTGATGATTGTTGTAGACAGTGAAGATGATAATATTATGGACGAAGTATTACCGGCTGTCGATGAATTTCTAAGCGATTTATCTTCTAAAGGTGGATCAGAAGCCAAAGCTGCATCAACTTCTTGGGCAGAAGCTTTAGAAGCATTACCTGATGCAAACGTGGCATTGTTTAGTATTCCAGGTGAATACGGTGCACCTGAAATGGAAAAGGCTTTAAAAAATGATTTACACGTCTTTTCATTTACAGACAACATTGCAATTGAAGATGAAGTACGCTTGAAAAAATTAGCTCACGAAAAAGGTCTTTTAATGATGGGACCTGACTGTGGAACAGGGATTATCTCTAGTATTCCAGTTGCCTTTACTAACGTAGTATCACCAGGAAACATCGGTGTTGTTGGTGCATCAGGTACAGGAATCCAAGAAGTAACAACTATCGTTGACCGTTTAGGCGGCGGTGTAGTTCACGCAATTGGAACTGGTGGTCGTGACTTAAGCGATAAAGTTGGCGCAATTACAATGAAAGATGCCATCGTTGCTTTAGAAAACCACGAACCAACAGATGTGATTTGTGTTATCTCTAAACCACCTGCAAAAGAAGTACGTGATGAAGTGGTTCAATTATTACAAAGTATTTCTAAACCAGTTGTTGCTATTTTCTTAGGTGAAAAACCAACTGCCCATGAAGGAAAAGTTTATTTAGCACACACATTAGAAGAAACAGCTCGTATTGCGGTTGATTTAGCGAACGAAGAAGCTATTAAAGCTAACTATTTAGAAGCAATTGCTAAACCAGATGCACCTGTTTTACCAGAAGATAAAGTGGTTAAAGGGTTGTATTCAGGCGGAACACTGGCTTCTGAAGCAGGTATGTTAATTTCTGAGGCATTAGGTTTGGAAGGCTTAGTGAAAAAAGAAGGCTTTGTCTTGAAATCACATGGTTATGAAGTAATGGACTTAGGGGATGATATCTATACACAAGGTAAACCACATCCAATGATTGATCCAGAAGTTCGTATTCAAAAAATCAGAGAATATGCAACCGATAAAGATACAGGCATCATCTTATTCGATGTTGTGTTAGGTTACGGTGCACATGCAGATATGGCAAGTGCGTTATTACCAGCGATTGAAGAAGCGCGCCAAACAGCAAAAGCTGATGGACGTGAATTACACTTTGTAGCAACTGTATGTGGAACAACTAAAGATCCACAAAATTATCATGAGACAGTAAAACGACTAAAAGATGCAGGGGTATTTGTTGAAGAAAGCAATGCTAAAGCAGTTCGCTTAGCGTTATTACTAAAAGGCATTGAATTTACTGAAGAAGATAAATCAGTAGTTGCATACGAAGGCGAAACAGTTGAAATTCCTGAAGTTAGCGAAAAAGTGATGGAATTATTGAATACAAAACCACGTATTATTAACGTTGGCTTACAAAGCTTCAACGAATCAATCGTTGAATATGGCGGAAAATCTGAGCAATTTAACTGGCGCCCACGTGCGAATGGAAACAAAAAAATGATTCGCATTTTAGATGCTCTTGAAGATTATGAAGAACAAATTGCAACAGAAAACCAAAAAGTAATTGATAAAATGCAAAATTCACAACCATTCTTAGTGGATGTCGTTCCAGCGAAAACAGTTATTCCAGAGTTAAACGAAGAGAAGAAAACCTTACTTCATGCCGGACCGCCAATTAAATGGGAAGATATGACAAAACCTATGCAAGGTGCCTGTCTAGGGGCAGCATTATTTGAAGGTTGGGCAACAACTGAAGAAGATGCTTTGAAACTGTTTGAAAATGATGAAGTTCGCTTCATTCCTTGTCACCATGTTCAAGCCGTTGGACCAATGGGTGGTATTTCTTCAGCAAACATGCCAATGTCTGTGATTGAAAACCGTTCAGAAGGAAACCGCGCATTCTGTATCTTAAATGAAGGTATCGGAAAAGTGTTACGTTTCGGCGCTTATTCAAAAGAAGTAGTTGACCGTTTAATCTGGATTCAAGATGTTTTAGGACCAACTTTATCTAAAGCATTACAAAAAACAGAAGAAGGCTTGAACTTAAACGTATTGATTGCTCGTTCGATTACAATGGGAGATGAATTCCACCAACGTAATATTGCAGCATCATTAAACTTCTTAAAAGAAATGGCACCATTAATTACAACCTTAGATATTTCTGAAGAAGAAAAATATGAAGTAATTAAATTCTTATCAGACACTGATCAATTCTTCCTAAACATCATGATGGCAGCAAGTAAAGCGATTGTTGATGGTGCACGTAAAGGCACAAAAGGAACTGTTGTAACAACAATGGCACGTAACGGTGTTGACTTCGGTGTACGTATTGCAGAAACAGGTGATACTTGGCACATTGCTCCAGTAAATACGCCTAAAGGCTTGTACTTCACTGGCTTCTCAGAAGAAGACGGTAATCCAGATATTGGTGATAGTGCAATTACTGAAACAATTGGTGTAGGTGGAATGGCTATGGTTGCTGCTCCAGGTGTTACACGTTTCGTTGGTGCTGGTGGATTCCAAGATGCCTTAGATATTTCAAACGAGATGGCAAAAATTTGTATTACCCATAATCCAACATTCACAATTCCAACTTGGGACTTTAAAGGAACTTGTCTAGGTATTGACATCCGTAAAGTAGTTGAAACTGGTATTACACCATTAATCAATACAGGTATTGCGCACAAAGAAGCAGGGCGTGGTCAAGTAGGTGCTGGTACAGTTCGCGCACCTCTAGGATGTTTTGAAAATGCTTTAGAAGCTTATGCGAAGGAATTAGGCATTGACGTTGAATAACGTAAAAATTAGCGACGGTATTTTTCCCATCAACCAATTCGGTAAGATGGGAAAAATCCATAGCGTTTTTGATCGTTCCTTTAATCTTAAAGTGGGCGATCGTTTAGTAAATGTTGCTAATTATGCAGGTTACCTATCAAGTTTTGGAATTTATTTACCAGATGATCTTTTTCAAGCGATTACTCCTTATGTGCAACAAGATAATCTCGTGAAAATTTTTGCGAATGGTTTGACGTTGTATAGTCGCAATGGAATCAAAAAAATTACATGGTCAGAATATGAAGTTGTCAGCCTTCAAGTTAAACAGTTTCAATTAACAACTGCACAACGACAATTGTTAAGAGAAGTTTTATTGGAAGCAAACTTAGAACAGCAAATTGGTTTACCCTTAGAAGAAAAAGAACAAATTATTTTCCAAAAAATGCGCCAAAGGAAACAACAAACATTACGTGAGTGGCAAGAAATTGTTGCCTATCTTGTTGGTAGAGGAAAAGGATTAACACCTAGTGGGGATGATATTCTAGTTGCTTATTTAGTTATGCTACATGTCATGAAAGATACCCGAGCAAAAGAAGTTCTCACTGCCTTGCAACAACCACTTTCAACTACCGATATCAGTAAGGAATACATTTGGTACTCCATTAAAGGCTATGTTAATTCGCTTGTCTATCAATTATATGTAGATTTAGAAGCGAATAAAGAAAAAGCTGTTATTAAAAAAGATGTACAGCACGTAATGCGAATTGGGCATTCTTCAGGAAAAGATTTAAGTTATGGCTTATTATTGGCGCTCGATAATGACGAGAAAAAGGAGAGAATAACGTGAGTTTAAATGTTATTGCATTAGGTGGAAACGCTATCTTAGATACGGATCCTACAGATGTCGGTCAAAAAGAATTTATTAAAAAAGCTGCAAAATATATTGTTGATTTTGTAGAAAAAGGCGAAGATGTTGTCATTTGTCACGGAAATGGTCCTCAAGTAGGGAATTTATTATTACAGCAAAAAGCTGGTGAAAGTGAAAAAAATCCAGCATTGCAATTAGATTCTTGTGTCGCTATGACACAAGGTAGTATTGGCTATTGGTTACAAAATGCGTTGAATAATGAATTTTCTAAGCGTAATGTATCAAAACCAGTAGTATCAGTTGTAACACAAGTAGAAGTTGATGCAAATGATCCTTCATTTAAAAATCCGACAAAACCAATTGGTCCTTTCTTCACAGAAGAAGAATCAAAAATCGAAGCAGCAAAAGATAATTCAACTTTTGTTGAAGATTCAGGTCGAGGCTATCGTAAAGTGGTTCCTTCACCACAACCACAAAGTATTGTTGAAAAAGATGCCATTCGCACAATGATTCAAGGCGGTGTGGTAACAATTAGCGCTGGTGGTGGCGGGATTCCAGTCATTGCTCAAGATGGTGGTTATGTGGGTGTTGAGGCAGTTATTGACAAAGACTTTACATCAAAAGTCTTAGCAGAAAATGTCAAAGCAGATCGTTTAATTTTATTAACGGGTGTGGATAACATTTATATCAACTATAACAAACCTGATCAAAAAGCGTTAGAAACAATCAGTATTGCTGAAGCAGAAGGATATATTGCAGAAGGGCATTTTGCTGCTGGCAGTATGCTACCAAAAATTGAAGCAGCATTGGACTTTGTTAAAGCGGCAAGCAACCGTAAAGCAGTAATTACTTCAATCGAGAATTTAGAAAATATTCAGGATGATGCTGGCACAACGATTGTTTCAGATTAGCAAAATGAAAAAATAGATGGGAAGAACTTGGATATTTTCAAGTTCTTTTTTTTATAACATAAATTATATGGCAAGTTAGCACAAAAAGTCATTTGATTTTGTTACAAATGTACAATGATAATTCGTTTAAAAACGATTACAATAGATATAACAAACAAAGGAGATGTTTAATATATGGATTTAGAGAAAGTATTAGCAGATAATATCGAAAATCTATCAGCGATTGGCAGCGATCCAACTGGAGGGATGACGCGCCTTCTTTATACTGATTCTTGGTTAGAAGCGCAAAAATTTGTAGAAACACAATTAACCAATGCAGGACTAACAGCTTCATTTGATGAAGTAGGAAATTTATTTGGTCGTGTAGAAGGAACAAAATACCCAGAAGAAACCATCTTATCTGGTTCACATATTGATACAGTTGTGAATGGTGGAAATTTAGATGGACAATTTGGTGTGATTGCAGCATATGTGGCGATTCAATACTTATTAGAAACTTATGGCAAACCATTACGTTCTTTAGAAGTGATTTCAATGGCTGAAGAAGAAGGTAGTCGTTTCCCAACTGTTTTCTGGGGCAGTAAAAACTTCGTCCGTGAAGCAAAACGTGCTGATGTAGAAGAAATTGCTGATTTTGAAGGGAAAAAATTTGTCGATGAAATGCATCGCCAAGGATTTGATTTCCGCGATGAGAGCACACCGAAAAGAGAAGACATCCGTGCTTTTGTTGAAATCCATATTGAGCAAGGAAATGTTTTAGAAAATGAAGAATTACAAATTGGTGTAGTCAACAACATTGCAGGACAACGTCGCTACACGATTGTATTAAAAGGTGAAGCAAACCACGCTGGAACGACACCTATGGGCTATCGTAAGGATGCTGTATACGGTTTTTCTAAGATTTGCTCAGAGATCATCGATCGTGCGTTAGTCGTCGGAGATCCGCTTGTAGTGACGTTTGGGAAGGTTGAACCAAAACCGAATACGGTAAACGTTGTTCCAGGAGAAGTATTATTCACCATGGACTGTCGTCATACAGACAAAGATGTGTTAAAGAACTTCACAGAAGAAGCCGAAGCGTTAATGAAAGAAGTTGCTGAAAAACATCAATTAGATATCGATATTGATTTATGGATGGATGAAACACCTGTACCTATGAATGAAGAAATTGTAGCGACTGTAGAAAAAGCAGCCAAAGAAGAAAACATGAAATACAAAGTGATGCATAGTGGTGCAGGACATGATTCTCAAATTATTGCGCCTCATTATCCATCAGCAATGATTTTTGTTCCAAGTATTAAGGGGATTAGTCATAATCCAGCAGAAGCAACCAACCATGAAGATTTAGTTGCAGGTGTAAAAGTGTTAGCAAGAGCCTTATATGAATTAGCATATAAAGAATAAATGTAGAAAGCAGGGAATAGGCATGGGTTACAAAAACAACAACACAGGGTACTTAGATGGATTATTACAATCTAGAGCAGTGATCAAGAAGAATAATTTTGCTATTCTTCCTCATGATGGCTTAGTTAATAATGTGATACCAGGATTTGAAAACTGTGGTTGCTCAATTTTAGGTTCCAAACAAATTGGAGCAAATTTTGTTGATTATATTATCACAATGAAAAAAGATGGCGAAAACAGTCGCGGTTTTGGCGGAGAAGGTGTGGAAACACTAGTCTACGTGATTGAAGGAGCATTGGAAGTTCGTGATGATAAAGAAACACATAAACTTACAAGCGGTGGTTATGCGTATTTTCCTGCAAGTCAATTAATGTACTTGAAAAATGCTCAAGAAGAACCAACAGAAATTTTCCTTTATAAAAAACGTTATCAACCATTAGAAGGTTACGAAGCTCATAAAGTGGTAGGTAACATTGAAGATATTGAACCCGTTCAATACGAAGGTATGGAAGATGTTTTATTATGGGACTTTTTACCAAAAGACCTTGGTTTTGATATGAATTTCCATATCTTATCATTTGAACCTGGTGCAAGCCACGGTTATGTTGAAACACATTATCAAGAACATGGTGCTTACTTGCTTTCAGGACAAGGTATGTACAATTTAGATAATGAATGGTATCCCGTTGAAAAAGGAGATTATATTTTTATGAGCTCTTATGTCCAACAAGCAGCCTATGCTGTTGGTCGAGGAGAACCATTATCTTACGTGTACTCAAAAGATTGCAATCGCGATCCTGAAATTTAAGGCAGAGGAGCATATAAATGGAAGAAACAGTTATTGTACAACCAAATGAATTATATCAATTAATCCAAACAAAATTAGAAAAAGCTGGGCTAAAATCAGAACATGCCAATGAAGTTGCCAATCATCTTGTGTTTGCAGATGCGAATGGCATTCACTCACATGGCGCTGTTCGTGTAGATTATTACGCTGAACGAATTGCTAAAGGCGGTGTCAATCTTGACCCGGAGATTACTTTTGAAAAAACTGGGCCAAGCACAGGAATTGTTCACGGAGAAAATGGTGTAGGACAATTTGTTGCGTTGAAGAGCTTAGAATATGCAATGGATGTAGCGAAAGAATCCGGAGTGGCGGTTGTTGGGATTCGTAGAATGAGCCACAGCGGCGCACTATCTTATTATGTAAAAAAAGCAGCAGAGCAAGATTT includes:
- a CDS encoding DUF2877 domain-containing protein; this translates as MNNVKISDGIFPINQFGKMGKIHSVFDRSFNLKVGDRLVNVANYAGYLSSFGIYLPDDLFQAITPYVQQDNLVKIFANGLTLYSRNGIKKITWSEYEVVSLQVKQFQLTTAQRQLLREVLLEANLEQQIGLPLEEKEQIIFQKMRQRKQQTLREWQEIVAYLVGRGKGLTPSGDDILVAYLVMLHVMKDTRAKEVLTALQQPLSTTDISKEYIWYSIKGYVNSLVYQLYVDLEANKEKAVIKKDVQHVMRIGHSSGKDLSYGLLLALDNDEKKERIT
- the fdrA gene encoding DUF1116 domain-containing protein yields the protein MLNTVILKNNYQDSINLMLLTNKINEFENVTMSQIMMGTDANKDILRNTNLLSTEAEAASANDLMIVVDSEDDNIMDEVLPAVDEFLSDLSSKGGSEAKAASTSWAEALEALPDANVALFSIPGEYGAPEMEKALKNDLHVFSFTDNIAIEDEVRLKKLAHEKGLLMMGPDCGTGIISSIPVAFTNVVSPGNIGVVGASGTGIQEVTTIVDRLGGGVVHAIGTGGRDLSDKVGAITMKDAIVALENHEPTDVICVISKPPAKEVRDEVVQLLQSISKPVVAIFLGEKPTAHEGKVYLAHTLEETARIAVDLANEEAIKANYLEAIAKPDAPVLPEDKVVKGLYSGGTLASEAGMLISEALGLEGLVKKEGFVLKSHGYEVMDLGDDIYTQGKPHPMIDPEVRIQKIREYATDKDTGIILFDVVLGYGAHADMASALLPAIEEARQTAKADGRELHFVATVCGTTKDPQNYHETVKRLKDAGVFVEESNAKAVRLALLLKGIEFTEEDKSVVAYEGETVEIPEVSEKVMELLNTKPRIINVGLQSFNESIVEYGGKSEQFNWRPRANGNKKMIRILDALEDYEEQIATENQKVIDKMQNSQPFLVDVVPAKTVIPELNEEKKTLLHAGPPIKWEDMTKPMQGACLGAALFEGWATTEEDALKLFENDEVRFIPCHHVQAVGPMGGISSANMPMSVIENRSEGNRAFCILNEGIGKVLRFGAYSKEVVDRLIWIQDVLGPTLSKALQKTEEGLNLNVLIARSITMGDEFHQRNIAASLNFLKEMAPLITTLDISEEEKYEVIKFLSDTDQFFLNIMMAASKAIVDGARKGTKGTVVTTMARNGVDFGVRIAETGDTWHIAPVNTPKGLYFTGFSEEDGNPDIGDSAITETIGVGGMAMVAAPGVTRFVGAGGFQDALDISNEMAKICITHNPTFTIPTWDFKGTCLGIDIRKVVETGITPLINTGIAHKEAGRGQVGAGTVRAPLGCFENALEAYAKELGIDVE
- the allC gene encoding allantoate deiminase; amino-acid sequence: MDLEKVLADNIENLSAIGSDPTGGMTRLLYTDSWLEAQKFVETQLTNAGLTASFDEVGNLFGRVEGTKYPEETILSGSHIDTVVNGGNLDGQFGVIAAYVAIQYLLETYGKPLRSLEVISMAEEEGSRFPTVFWGSKNFVREAKRADVEEIADFEGKKFVDEMHRQGFDFRDESTPKREDIRAFVEIHIEQGNVLENEELQIGVVNNIAGQRRYTIVLKGEANHAGTTPMGYRKDAVYGFSKICSEIIDRALVVGDPLVVTFGKVEPKPNTVNVVPGEVLFTMDCRHTDKDVLKNFTEEAEALMKEVAEKHQLDIDIDLWMDETPVPMNEEIVATVEKAAKEENMKYKVMHSGAGHDSQIIAPHYPSAMIFVPSIKGISHNPAEATNHEDLVAGVKVLARALYELAYKE
- the allE gene encoding (S)-ureidoglycine aminohydrolase, whose translation is MGYKNNNTGYLDGLLQSRAVIKKNNFAILPHDGLVNNVIPGFENCGCSILGSKQIGANFVDYIITMKKDGENSRGFGGEGVETLVYVIEGALEVRDDKETHKLTSGGYAYFPASQLMYLKNAQEEPTEIFLYKKRYQPLEGYEAHKVVGNIEDIEPVQYEGMEDVLLWDFLPKDLGFDMNFHILSFEPGASHGYVETHYQEHGAYLLSGQGMYNLDNEWYPVEKGDYIFMSSYVQQAAYAVGRGEPLSYVYSKDCNRDPEI
- the arcC gene encoding carbamate kinase; the encoded protein is MSLNVIALGGNAILDTDPTDVGQKEFIKKAAKYIVDFVEKGEDVVICHGNGPQVGNLLLQQKAGESEKNPALQLDSCVAMTQGSIGYWLQNALNNEFSKRNVSKPVVSVVTQVEVDANDPSFKNPTKPIGPFFTEEESKIEAAKDNSTFVEDSGRGYRKVVPSPQPQSIVEKDAIRTMIQGGVVTISAGGGGIPVIAQDGGYVGVEAVIDKDFTSKVLAENVKADRLILLTGVDNIYINYNKPDQKALETISIAEAEGYIAEGHFAAGSMLPKIEAALDFVKAASNRKAVITSIENLENIQDDAGTTIVSD
- a CDS encoding PucR family transcriptional regulator; amino-acid sequence: MTIKELMSLELFKTCKLLTGDIGLTNEVDSAMVLEALDIENWSKKNQLILTSLYAFKDLPTTDLINFFQKMKNLGVSGLVVKMDRLITVLPDWLVTLCFEHQIPLIKVEQEISYEKIMLTIYEPLLNHQGHLLRTYYDVRQRFTKVERNLHSFEQIMETFYQLIQLPCTLSIPALSLDIHKGPSFEQYIVQKKDYIETNEFTKNYYERLNLFSLDSSQQATALQTEITTRFGSPCTLIVYQLKQTIEASHMMIIENVIDIIHERLQMEYLLKKERYARMNNLADAILQNTPTSLDELNSLLEEAKMNNFRYYQGITFSAKAGETYPHNSEILTRLYALRSNTIFFEHYNYTVILYNLEKMEQEIKKEEIKKIIDATTLESEEITISFSLVKEKGELKEILLECLDAIRFNQHFHIDPIVSINDLGIFRYFMRENQAEQLEKLVPPQLHLLWEKHEELFLTLYTFFQVGRNYKKTAETLFLHSKTIRYRLNKIEHLLNIDLTNPIQLVNYEIGTYLLKTKRRDK